The Deltaproteobacteria bacterium sequence ATGGAAATCGGCCGGCAATAGAGGTATTTCCGGGAGCTCGACCTTCATCAGGCGGTCCTTCTTGTCTTCGGGGATGCTGATTTCCTCCGGCATGACGATCGTGTACGACAACGGCATCCTTCGGAGAACCTTCTTCGGGATGCCGAACCCGTACCTGACGTGCCATCCGCCGGTAAGGGTCACCATCTTCTTCCCTTCCCCCCGACGGCTGCGCAGGTAGTCGACGACCCGCACCGCCATCGTCTCCTCCCACAAGAGCTGGACCCGGAAGAACGCGTCGAATTTCCCCTCGGTGGCGAGGTGCCCTCCATATACCCCCTTCATGGCCGCGCGCTGGTAGGGGTCGGGCTCGCCGACCACCGGCAGCTTCGCCTTCAGGGTTTCGGGAATGTTGTCCAGCCCCGCCTTGCGCACCTCCTGCTGCAACTCCCTCGATGGATTCAACGCGATGACGTCGATCCGGCGCTCACGGGCGAATTGCAGGATCTCCCGGTAGTATCCGAAATCGGAGCCCCAGTTCTCGTACCATTTCGTCGCCTTCAGGAACTCTATCTCCGTCATCTCCCCTTTCGTCCACCGGTCCAGCGCATCCTGGTCCGGCTCGCGGAACATCTCCATTCCGACGGCGACCTTGCCGGGGAAGCGCCTGTCGAGCTCCCGGATGATCGCCAGCTCCACGCGATGGGCGTTCATGTTGTCGTGCGTCTCGCCTATGCAGATCAGCCGCGCCGCCGAGATCATGTCCATCGCGCCGTCGAAGGAAAGCGCCAGCCCGGTGGGAA is a genomic window containing:
- a CDS encoding ChaN family lipoprotein is translated as MIFVRGRFMILSAYFMLAMAGCAGTHATYRGGIDVPYPPKEPPRADDIRHLPTGLALSFDGAMDMISAARLICIGETHDNMNAHRVELAIIRELDRRFPGKVAVGMEMFREPDQDALDRWTKGEMTEIEFLKATKWYENWGSDFGYYREILQFARERRIDVIALNPSRELQQEVRKAGLDNIPETLKAKLPVVGEPDPYQRAAMKGVYGGHLATEGKFDAFFRVQLLWEETMAVRVVDYLRSRRGEGKKMVTLTGGWHVRYGFGIPKKVLRRMPLSYTIVMPEEISIPEDKKDRLMKVELPEIPLLPADFHWMVAYEDLEGKSMALGVVLSAKDNDVLVEGVREGSPAAKAGILKGDRLVYIDGEPVSDMSDVYLRVRAKKEGDRAAVAVLRGGIRMQLDVLFFPLPGKKPHE